A genomic window from Apium graveolens cultivar Ventura unplaced genomic scaffold, ASM990537v1 ctg8872, whole genome shotgun sequence includes:
- the LOC141705459 gene encoding transcription factor SRM1-like — MRENMEGLFSNVPQISENDMYTSDGWTFKDNKLYEDTMEEFEDYGSVAFFQRVALLMPWKTMESIKLHHQILMEELKWIKSSNGEFEDIIIEDSVDFEDIVREDIMTEGEVKQQANQQTSRPKKRGIAWTMEEHWAFMRGLEVCGKGDWKNISQFFVSSRTPTQVASHAQKFFKRMEKTEAEKSRTTINDIQCLCCTCTPCKFGSSVSLAKSSRK; from the exons atgagggAAAACATGGAGGGATTGTTCTCTAATGTCCCACAAATTAGTGAGAATGATATGTATACCAGTGATGGATGGACTTTCAAGGATAATAAGTTATATGAAGATACTATGGAAGAATTTGAAGACTATGGTTCTGTAGCATTTTTTCAAAGGGTGGCCCTTCTGATGCCATGGAAAACCATGGAATCCATCAAACTTCAtcatcagattttgatggaggAATTGAAGTGGATCAAGTCATCCAACGGTGAATTTGAAGATATTATCATAGAGGACAGTGTTGATTTTGAAGATATTGTCAGAGAGGATATCATGACTGAGGGGGAAGTAAAACAGCAAGCTAACCAGCAGACCAGCAGGCCAAAGAAAAGAGGTATAGCATGGACAATGGAAGAACACTG GGCATTTATGAGGGGGTTAGAAGTATGCGGAAAAGGAGACTGGAAGAACATATCCCAGTTTTTTGTGTCTTCCAGGACTCCAACTCAGGTTGCAAGTCATGCTCAAAAATTCTTCAAGCGCATGGAGAAAACAGAGGCTGAGAAAAGTAGGACAACCATTAACGACATTCAGTGTTTGTGTTGCACCTGTACCCCATGCAAGTTTGGGTCCTCGGTGTCTTTAGCCAAATCCTCCAGGAAATAA